From the genome of Nomia melanderi isolate GNS246 chromosome 14, iyNomMela1, whole genome shotgun sequence, one region includes:
- the LOC116427035 gene encoding uncharacterized protein LOC116427035, with protein sequence MIPDTESVCQTSEAAVRSTDVYQKIKNTPEGEAASVTAWKRYQQLVAIVESRGGKFNRKSMIEAIFRGNDLVYASH encoded by the coding sequence ATGATACCGGACACGGAAAGCGTCTGTCAGACTTCGGAAGCTGCGGTCAGGAGCACGGACGTGTATCAGAAGATTAAGAACACGCCGGAAGGGGAAGCGGCCTCGGTGACCGCGTGGAAGCGATATCAGCAACTGGTGGCGATCGTCGAGTCCAGGGGCGGAAAGTTCAACCGGAAGTCGATGATCGAGGCAATCTttcgcgggaacgatctcgtcTACGCGAGCCACTGA